The Daphnia pulex isolate KAP4 chromosome 6, ASM2113471v1 genome contains the following window.
aaattgccAAAGGATTCTCTGCCAGCCAAGCTCTTCAAAATTATGTCTACCCGTAATAGGCTGGCCGCAGCAAACCACGTCGTATCCTTATCTTTTGACAACGGGAAAGGAACATCATAAATGTCAATCTGACTGATATGGCCATAGCATTCAGCCGTTTTGAGCCACATTTCGGAATTTGTTGGGTGGATTTTGATTGCCTATAGAATGTCTTATTTAGTGATCTTGCTTATTAAATATATATGGTGTTTGAACAAAGATTTGCCTGCTGGAGATGAATGAGTTCCTGTTGgaaatccaaatttttttgatgGATTTCCCCACACATCATGTGGTAAGAGGAAAAATGAGCTTCACTCTTACAACTCAGTTTCTGAAAATACATGGGATTGTCATTAAATGAGTCAAGCATTtcttgaaatcaaaagaaaacatacaAATTGATTGGCTGCTTCAAGGGCCATTTTGAAATCTCCAAGTTTAAGATGACTCCTACACAGACCCTCAGACACTTCTCTTTGGTGATTCCCAGTTCGCAGTAGTTTGAGCAATTCTGTAAAAGTGTTTGCAGCTTCCACGTACCTGCCAGTGTAGTACAAGTGATTTGCACGCAAATGCTTGATATTGAATGTAACATCACTCTCAGAGGCACTTTCGCAAACTTCATGAAACCACTACCACAAAATCACCCTTTAgtatacaataaaaattaagtagTGAGCTGGCAACTTACACCCGGTTCAGATCGATGAGCTATCCAGTGAAATTGTGATGATATTTCCTTGTTATCACATTCTTCGGATTCAAAAAAGTCGTCGGCAAAACTTCCGAAATCCATCTTTACAATTATAATTCACTAGATGCACAAAGTTCGCGATATTTATTTAGGCTACACGTGCGTATTGTTTGAAAGAACAGGAAATTATCAACAACATTGAGCAGACAACTTTTGAGCAGACTTCCCacaccatcatcatccgaTAAGATGGCGCTGTCCTCTCAGAGTGATAGGCAGAATAAGGACATGGGATGGGAAATAAATCGAAGGGTCTTGTTCTGTAAATCAAGTTattattctaattttaattataaaaaaagtagCAAATGAGAC
Protein-coding sequences here:
- the LOC124195415 gene encoding uncharacterized protein LOC124195415 produces the protein MDFGSFADDFFESEECDNKEISSQFHWIAHRSEPGWFHEVCESASESDVTFNIKHLRANHLYYTGRYVEAANTFTELLKLLRTGNHQREVSEGLCRSHLKLGDFKMALEAANQFKLSCKSEAHFSSYHMMCGEIHQKNLDFQQELIHLQQAIKIHPTNSEMWLKTAECYGHISQIDIYDVPFPLSKDKDTTWFAAASLLRVDIILKSLAGRESFGNLKKKRNQKLQNLVHPIVASLPKNFTAKAHEALSRDVYNIESQTQDETEFVDLGSSKQEKPVECESDELIVAMGSESQKDWFEKQWFSFVDSIQENMYYIPPDNTQTDVVLNAL